caaaaacccgctttacaatatttacaataaaaaacccatttcccaatcaaaaaacctcacaaatgcaggacagaacagattttagagtttatgaagctccaatcacaattaacacgtgtgtttcgaacaataggtattgctttagtgacgttttttctttgggaaagAAGTTTTGCCTTTGTAATTACAAAtgtaattatttcttaaaatggcCAAATGAACTTTGTAATATAATAGGCCAACGGTCATTCCAAAGGTATTCATTTGTATAaaggtttatatttatattctgttaacgtttactaataaaactaatataaacaGCATATCAATACACCCAGGGAGTACACACCAATACAAAAAAGTGTGGTGTCTTGGTGTatttttgatgcgcatctctaattaatataattaataaagaaaatgctactcattaaatttggttgctagattagatcgggcggtcaaaaagaaattagatagatataacacgcctgatttgggatggggggttgaaaatggacagaattttgaaaatagcaattagtaaaagaaattagtaggattaaaattagaaagaaaaaagttacaagccaaaaataattgaattgactgctcggccgaatatttatataatttggagcattttagaaggacagtcaaaaaataaataagagaaagaagagagtatcggactatttaataatatttaaaaaaaagaaagaagtaatttcgagataaaattttgaacgaaggtctaaaagtttaaagtccgatcttaTGGTCCAGGccgggggagggtgggggggggggggggggcgtaagtttgaggtgggcggaatttggaataagaatttagtagttaggtcaaagaccgaagaccaaaatgtgctacaaaaatttaagtccgaaaaggttttaaggtgatttgagcaaatttagacgggctgccaaaataaactgcgttggactgtttacaaaaaaaaaaaaaaaaaaaaaaaaaaaaccaataaaattttgaactgcggcCAAAAATGTTTAAGTCCAACAAAGCCCTAAAAAGGTACATGTCCTAGGAGAGGTTCTGCAGCGGAACTCATGACGAGTTGATGGGATGATCGGCTCGGCACTTCAGGAAGAAGCACTCTCCCTGAAGTATTGCTGAGTAGTCTTCCGGAAGTATCAGTTTGGTGATCCGATGGAcgattggattatccatgtctgatttcagcaaGCCTTGCCAGTACATCCCGTTCCACTCCGACGTCAGGTAGTAGGTGCGACTTCTCTCGACGTACTGGAACTGGTACCACCCTTGACCAGTTGGTCTCCAGCTCTTGGTGACGAAGGGGCCTGGCAGCTGAGAGGTCGCAGTGAACTCCCCCTTCACACAGTCGCGGTACCGTCCAGGAAGCTTGTTGCGTGCGATCTGCCAAGTCGTGGGCTGTATGTCGGACAAGTCCTGGACCGACACCTTCCTCTTCTTGGCTTCACGCTCTGCAACCGCTGTCGCAACGACTTGTGGAGACGCCGGTGGATTGGTTGGTGCGGACAACACTTTTCCTGTTTCCATCGGCGTTGGTGCTGCAGAGGGTTTAGCCGACAGCTTTGGCTCCCCCTTTGCTGCTCCTGGCGTCTGCTGCTTCTGAGTAGTGGGAGACGGCGATGCAGAATGGGCCGCCAccggcagttgagctgccggttttgGCTCCCCCTGAACCGCCCCTGCCAGTCTCATCTTCTTCTGTGAAGCAGGAgggaccgcccctggcggttgagccgcccggTTTGCTACCCTCTGAGCTGCCGTGGGACGACGTCTCCTCCTACTTCCCGATCTCTTCTGTTTATTGTCCGGTTTAGACATGTTTTACTGTACAATGAATTTGCAATATTATTGATTCCATTAATTCagatttatttgtatgtgtttggtaaatatttataatattgtaatttattttgcaGATTTTGAAGCTAGTTTCATAAGATTTCTCGATAAACTGACGAATGGTTCGAAGATAATTGTTAATGAAACAGGTAAACAGTAAAGCATTTAAGTCATCATTCATTGgatataatttaaattcatgaaacattttaaaaaattagcaTATTTAATGCACCTTTATTTTTGGGAGGTTAGGACAAATTAGTTGTGCCTGCAGGTTATCAAAGAAATTTGATAAAATTGctttaaacaacattttaatttattattattaatatttatttttatttttttttacaggcacAAGTTTGTTCTATCAGCCTGGTTTGTTGATTGGTGGAAGTGTTGAACATGACTGCAATCCACAGCGATCTATTGGCTATTACCTCGAGGCTTTGATCTGCTTAGCTCCATTTACAAAGAAACCCATCCAAGCAGTGCTCCGTGGAGTGACAAGCGACCAAACAGATCCCTCTGTAagtacatgtttttttgttctaTTTTTTTATCAGGGGCAGGGGTCATTGTGATGGATGGAAACCAAATTAGTGAGTTGTAATTTGCTTAAATTAGCTGTCATTCAATAAATTTTCCAAGTTTATACTATAATAAGTAAAACCCTTGTCAGAATGAGCACTTTTGGATGCCTGCCCAGTTTCTGTATAGTTGAGAaggaggtgaaatgtttttggcTTTTTTGCTgattttagatttttaaatgCATCAAATATTTTTCTGAAACAGAGAATGGATTTAATctgaaatgtaaaaaattatGCTTGTTTAAGTAAAAATTGAGTTTTCAGCTTTTTAATGatcatttcagcttttatttagTCCCATGCCGATCCAacaggaggggactataggttttgtttcCATCCTTCTGCCTGTCTGtcactttcatggtgatttacctatttttggtagagttatggcccttgagcttaggagatatgaatttttttttctgaacttttgtttttgcaatacctcaagatattgagctgaatttTTGTTACAGATTtatcaattttaactttaatggtgatttaccaatttgtttacagagttatggcccttgaacatagaatgtgtattgctttagcagtactcatgTTTTTAAATGGGTATTACATCTCTGACTTCATAACTGCTTTACATAGAGAAGCAGAGGTAGTGGAATAGATTTTTAAGCACATGttcatttttttctaaaaacatAGTTTTTGATacttttgtttatatatgtcTAGAAAAcatgatgtaaatattttgtttctacTAAGGTGGATTTGATAAAGTTGTCGACATTTCCCATTCTTAAGAGATTTCTTGGTACTGATGAAGGTCTAGAGATGAAGGTATGTAGTATAGGTGTGTCTTATTtgacttttgtgtgtgtgtatgtgtctctgcgCGCATgtgtgagaaaatgggtttgCTGTCATCTGTCTCGGTGTAGAAGCACTTTGAATATTAGTTCATTTTTAATGCTTCAACCCTAATTTTTTCATGTTGCTTGTAAGACTTTATTTGCAACAGTAAAAGCAGCATTAATATCTGCAGATAGTCAAATAAACCATAGATATCTCCTcaagatattttttttgtataagtAAGTTTACAGATTACTATTTATTATCATGGTCAgtgtataatttgttttattagataAACAAACGTGGAGCGGCTCCCGATGGAGGTGGCGAGATTGTATTCAGTTGTCCGTGTCGACAGAAACTCCGACCAATACAGTTCACAGATCCAGGCAAAGTGAAGCGAATCAGAGGAGTGGCGTATCCTTAGAGAAATATTGAGTGTTTGATAACTGGGtagctgataaaaaaaacattaaaaattaaatgtatatatttttaggcAACACATTGTATGAATGCCATGTTGGTGAACTGCCTTTAAGAATTTTAaatggggcggggcgtagcccagtggtaaatcgcttgcttgatgcacggtcagtttgtgatggatccccgtcggtggacccattgggctatttctcgttccagccagtgcaccacgactggtatatcaaagggcgtggtatgtgcaatcctgtatgggatggtgcatatcaaagatcccttgctgctaatggaaaagattagtgggtttcctctctaagactatgtaaaaattaccaaatgtatgacatccaatagctgatgattaataaattaatgtgctctagtggtgtcattaaacaaacttttaaacattttaaaaataaacacagtTCAGTGCTCGAAATAGCCACCTGCAGGTGAAAACAATTCAATTGTTAAACCACCCACAATATCACAGATCattttttaattccataatacTCTTATAATAcatctcagaggtcctaatttTTCACACTAACACAAACTCTCTCCACTCACCCCATGCTGTCTTATtttcagcaggccatatttttccTTAGCAAACCATATTTCTTTtgtcctatttaaaaaaaaaataacaggggcattttacttcctatttcaagTCTtgaatgttagtttttttgatGTAGCTCCTTAACATTGTATAGCTGGGCAGTGCGTGTGTCTCCAGCAACAGTGAACAGGATTGTTGACTCCACACGGGGCATTCTGAACAAGTTCTTACCAGACATCTATATATACACCGACCACTGCAAGGGTTCACAGTCGGGCAAGTAAGTATAATGTCTTCATCATGCAGGGGGTgggatgtggcccagtggtaacgcactcgtttgatgtgtggtctgtctaggatcaatccccatcggtaggcccattaggcaatttctcgttccggccaatgcaccacgactggtatatcaaaggctgtggtatgtgctatcctgtctgtgggatagtgcatataaaagatcccttgctgctaatcaaaaagagtagcccatgaaatggcaacagcaggtttcttctctcaataatatatatgtcatccgatgccatataaccgtaaataaaatgtgttgagtgtgctgttaaataaaacatttcctcccttcaTCATGCTTTTATAACTTTAAAAGAAGTTTGTTACCACAGAGACTCTACTTGTTAACAGcaatttatacttttaaaattattaatcaaaATACTTAAGTGTTGCAtaattgtatgtagttgcaTCAACAAAACCTGTAAATTGTCTCATATTTTGTTTCTGCTTGATCATGAAAATGCAGCAGTGTTGGGTAAAATAGATTTTTGGTTAAAAGTATTAAATGGAAATAACTCCATCTATAATCTGGCCAATCCTCTtacaaatttgtttgttttaaataattggtTTCATGTAAGAAGTAAAGTAaaagttttttggaaataacaaaataaaataaaataatttgtgtgcCATTTAGAAATCAATCGACTTAGAAATAATAACAAggtgtaaattccatagtataaaaaaaggcgttccctccATTTGTAATCGGAGTCATTGGAATGAAATGAAAGTAATCAATGACTAATTTCTGAAGCAATATGAGTATTGATGGACTGAAACACCTCTTGTTTCTGGATGTCTCCAGATGAATATATCGTTTGGGTGGGTGGAGGGGTAGCAGGTAATTACTTTACCCTGTCGGCTGACTCACAACCAAGACTACTGTAACATTGGCAAacctgttttaatttattttatcctgcaataaccgtttctattgacagaatatgatgatggataaagcaaagtcatgtCCTGCTACTAGCaagatatgacttttgacgtcacacgcataagGTCTGCaagtctgcaggataaagataataactagttgaTGACGTTggatatagggaataactggttactgtcttaagatatcggctttatcctgcgaaggttagaatggcgaatgcagcgaggctctgccgagctgcattcgccatttgacctgagcaggataaagccaatatcttaagacagtaaccagttatttcttttatcctgcaatcctacaggaatatttggaaaatcattatttattccagttttgtgtatgcaaatagagtattgtcaacctagcaagacTTTTCCCGTATgatgtcatacaagatacatgacgtcattatttgtaagaagctagctacattctgtcacatttaaaaagtgtttctaaactctaattcataaataaatatacaagttttgtattgttattgcaaaactaaaagttatttgtatttactgtacttcaacaaatggtttaaagagtatgtttattgaaaatctactgtgaaatactcgagtcgagtcgggcttatgtcaggTGActagatatgatgactagataaatctctatattttcggtcactgaccaaaaatatagagatttatctagtcatcatatcttgccaatgtatacagtgattgcaggataaatctgctttatcctgttcaggccaaatgaaaaattcccattcttaccttcacaggataaagcagaaaTCCATcgtcattaactagttttttttcattttgtcatTTCCTTTCAGATCCCCGGGATTTGGCCTCACCCTTGTCGCAGAAACAACTAATGGGACATTTCTGTGTGCAGAATCAGTTTCCAATCCGAGGGGTTCTGAACATGGGCCGTCAGTTCCAGAAGATTTGGGAGCAGCGACTGCAAAAATGCTCCTAGAAGAAATATACAGGGTAATATTTGTGGGTCTAAATATAGTAATCTTTCCAGAGAGGGATTTATCTCTGTGGTAGATAATCCATCTTGTgacgtcatggttaggccatcagtctacaggctggtaggtactaggttcggatcccaatcgaggcatgggatttttaatccagataccgactccaaaccctgagtgagtgctccgcaaggctcaatgggtaggtgtaaaccacttgcaccgaccagtgatccataactagttcaacaaaggccatggtttgtactatcctgcctgtgggaagtgcaaataaaagatcccttgctgcctgtcgtaaaagagtagcctatgtggcgacagcagatttcctctaaacaatgaccatatgtttgactcccaatagccgatgataagataaaaaatcaatgtgctctagtggcgtcgttaaataaaacaaagtttactcCTTTTTTTTACCATCTTAAGTTgtgagtaaaaaaaataaaatcttaagtTGTTGGTATGTCCAAGCTGTGGTATATGATTGAGTATGCATTTACAAGACTTTGATGCtgataaatctgaatgacaaaaccttTATCTATGATTAAAACCATATGTAAGGAAAAGGAATAATCACATGGTGGCTGGAATTGACGCTGGAATATTTGTCAGACGAAATTGTGATGGTTTTCGTAAACATTTGTTATTGCTTTCTTagctaaaaacatttaaaatacattttatagaaACACCTCCTCATTCTAAAATAAAGAACATTAAGTTCTGTATTTTTAAAGATGGTTGTATAAAAAAAGTGTTAGAATTCCAAACTAGATtgtcatttcttttaattattttttattatttttatttttttcttctgcagGGTGGCTGTGTGGACTCGAGTAATCAGAGTGTAGCAGCATTGTTCATGGTTCTGGGTCAGCAGGACATTTCCAAAATACTAACTGGACCTCTGACGTCTTACACGTAAGATACATTTTTCCTTATCGCGAAATTACAAAGTGAGTCATCAACATCATTACACTGTGAAATCGACCATAATTATATTGTTCAAATATGACATGTTAATTCCTTTTACTAAAGCATATGCAAAATGAATCCTAGAAACCAGGGTCCAGTTGTTCaaaattttcttatctcctaagttcaagggccataactctgtaaaaatggttaaatcgccatgaaagttaaacttgatttataacagtacttgataaaagctatacacaaaatgtcagctcaatatccgATATTAAGGAGGTACGGTAATCACTTTTAAATACCTGTATTTGTGTCCTGGGAAAACAGTAAAAatgtttgtatctcctaagttcaagggccataactctggtAAAAATTTGTTTAGTAAATCATGATGGAAGTTGAACTTAATTTGTGAAGtacttgataaagctatacacaaaatttcagctcaatatctgaTGTTAAGGAGGTAATTACTCTTATACTTTTATATACCTGTATCCAACAGTATACTAATTAATAACAGTTGAAGCACTATTAGAATTTTcatgtaaaattattattttttaccttCAGTATCAATTTtctattacatttataatactGATTCagaagtaaataaaaatgtgtttaaatgcgacattaaaaattatttacccACATATGTCTTTTTGCATTTTCAGAATACAGTTTTTGAGACACATAAAAGACTTTTTCCAGATCATGTTTAAAGTGGATGTGCAGGAGAAACccaacaatgatgatgatgatgatcaggAATTGCAGCTTGGTGGAGAGAAACTCGTATTGACTTGTGTTGGTGTGGGCTACGCCAATGTCAGTAAACCAATCTTATAACAGACATCTGTGTTTGTTCTTATTCTGGGCATGTGTAAAATGTGTTTGGTGCAGACTGTGTGAGGTGAAAAGAGCAACAAATCACAGATGCTGCTTTTTCTCAATGTTTACACTTTTACTTTCATAATCCGTTACTGTTACACTTGCTAACGTCTGCTGCAACCATATTGATGACTTTAAAGTCATGAGCTTGATTGTGGAGTAGTACATTGTCGGGTGGGACggagcccagtgataaagctcacgcctgatgcacggtcagtataggatcaatccccgttggtgggcccattgggccaattcttgttccagccagtgcatcacgactggtatatcttgtctgtgggatggtgcatataaaagatcccttgctactaatggaaaaatatgccaggtttcctctctattactgttaaaattaccatatatttgacatccaatagccaaagattaataacttaattgctctagtggtgtcattaaacaaaataaacattataattttttagtACATTATAACCTAAATCTGATGGGTAGTACCATGTTACCTATATCTGAGGCTTTACTAATTAAAATCTGAATGGAGTGTTTCTACTCGTCGATCAGGTTTGCAtccatatttaatgtatatattttggtCAAATTGCAGTGGCATCCATGCAAATCTAAGTACTAGAACTCTCAGAAACATTTGTATACTTCGACGTTTTAGCTGTATATTTTCTTCGGAAACGTTTTGCATGCCATGAATAATGCCCTTTGTTTTCTAGAGTGTCAAAACGTTTTAAATGTAACTAAAAACAGACGATGAAACGTCATTTTctgaaatgatgtcattttgatcAGCATTTACACTGGGGAAgctgcattaagttatgacgtcgcttcacaaaattacgtcatttgttATACACGTGAAATCATGACActtgggtcatactggttacaTTTCCGTGAATATCTTGAACTGTGGATAATAAAGtgctatacatgtacttttagcAATTTTAATGCTTCTATTTGAATTCGATAAAATAGGGTCGGGACTTAGcttagtggtacagcactcgcctgatgcgctattgatctaggatcgattcctgtcagtgggcccattgggccatttctcgttccagccagtgctctacaactggtataacaaaggctgtggtatgtactatcctgtctttggcatggtgcatataaaatatcccgagtagcccatgaagtggcgacagcaggtttcctctctctgtggtcctcaaccataagtcagacgccatataaccacaaataaaattgtCGGTCCGATGGGATGACAGGTAAAAATATCTCCTGGTCTGTGGTGTCCTTGACTGGTAAAAACCGGTCGACAACACTATTTTGATCCCTGCAAGATATATTGAACAGAACaagtaattaatatgttttaccCCTGGCCCCAATGTCTCAATTTCCTATTTgtacacacattgggttacccATGACTGATATCTCAAAGATTAGTTGTATGTGCTACTCTGTTGGAAGTGAATACAAGAAATCCCTTGCAAATAAATAACACATGCAGCCCATGTAACAAAAACTGTTTCTCTAAAACACTTACTATTTCAGACACACAGCTGTTGATTAAGAAAagttgtctatatatatattaaggtaATAGAAGAGGAACTAATAAATTATCAAAACATTgctttatttacatatatatacataatatctCTCAAGAATGCACTCAGATCAGCAGTACCAAGTTCAtggcaggggacaatatttcaaaatcttaggtaatcGAAAGTCAATTCACATGAGTTTTACTTGGGTAACCGATTGTTTGATTACGTCAATATAGATCttgtaaccgatgagttaggcctaaCTAATCCTAAAACACCTGAACTACGGTTCTGTACTACATTGAtggtttaaatgtatttaaaaacaaactgattttcactttcattactgatatatagtacttttaaagggacagaccctagtttcaacccgtgaaaattaacactaactttaattaatctacaaacctgtaatacatttggataaagttataattaagtaaaacatgagtctgtgactttgaaatggtgaaataccctctaaaaataggctaaaactcgactccataactattatttctcagacgcacgtgcgtttttaaaaatatgagaaatgcattttgtgatattaaaaacaccaggatgaccaaaaacatttcgaatgtacagaaattgataatctaaaccataaaatctaaataaagtatgctttcagttatcaaaaacggctataatagtaacaaatatgcattagtgtttaaaaactagggtatgtccctttaatgttagaatgtaattgttcaccacacAACTGATTGGTGGTTctcatgattttaaagttgcataaccgaTACACCAACAGAACAACGGttttcatgaaatattgtgccctgcatgGTATGctttatttacaaacatgtacataGTATCTCTCTAGAATGCACTCCCATCACCACTAACAATTTCATGGTATGCTTGatttacaaacatgtacataGTATCTCTCTAGAATGCACTCCCATCACCAGTAACAACTGCATGGTATGCTTGATTTACAAACGTACATAGTATCTCTCTAGAATGCACTCCCATCACCAGTAACAAGTGCATGGTATGCTTGatttacaaacatgtacataGTATCTCTCTAGAATGCACTCCCATCACCAGTAACAATTTCATGGTATGCTTGatttacaaacatgtacataGTATCTCTCTAGAATGCACTCCCATCACCAGTAACAAGTGCATGGTATGctttatttacaaacatgtacataGTATCTCTCTAGAATGCACTCCCATCACCAGTAACAAGTGCATGGTATGCTTGatttacaaacatgtacataGTATCTCTCTAGAATGCACTCCCATCACCAGTAACAATTTCATGGTATGCTTGatttacaaacatgtacataGTATCTCTCTAGAATGCACTCCCATCACCAGTAACAAGTGCATGGTATGctttatttacaaacatgtacataGTATCTCTCTAGAATGCACTCCCATCACCAGTAACAATTTCATGGTATGctttatttacaaacatgtacataGTATTTCTCTAGAATGCACTCCCATCACCAGTAACAATTTATGGTatgctttat
The sequence above is drawn from the Gigantopelta aegis isolate Gae_Host chromosome 6, Gae_host_genome, whole genome shotgun sequence genome and encodes:
- the LOC121375713 gene encoding RNA 3'-terminal phosphate cyclase-like protein; this translates as MSVNSLNCITYEGCNYFRQRLVLSTLSGKSVKIKRIRSKDDDPGIKDFEASFIRFLDKLTNGSKIIVNETGTSLFYQPGLLIGGSVEHDCNPQRSIGYYLEALICLAPFTKKPIQAVLRGVTSDQTDPSVDLIKLSTFPILKRFLGTDEGLEMKINKRGAAPDGGGEIVFSCPCRQKLRPIQFTDPGKVKRIRGVAWAVRVSPATVNRIVDSTRGILNKFLPDIYIYTDHCKGSQSGKSPGFGLTLVAETTNGTFLCAESVSNPRGSEHGPSVPEDLGAATAKMLLEEIYRGGCVDSSNQSVAALFMVLGQQDISKILTGPLTSYTIQFLRHIKDFFQIMFKVDVQEKPNNDDDDDQELQLGGEKLVLTCVGVGYANVSKPIL